The following coding sequences are from one Candidatus Effluviviaceae Genus V sp. window:
- a CDS encoding glycosyltransferase produces the protein MKVLHVQECPSWGGGSVQLIELAKGLVSRGHEAHIATDPGNELWKRARAAGLPLVGIETRSELNPAAIGRLAGVVLGRGIDIVNAHAAHAHSIGLAAAALTGRPFVLTRRVSFTPRDNAGSRLKYTAKAVTRVIAVSEAIRDVLVRYGVDPERIDVVYSGTDPAVFQRADGKDVRRAFGVAGNDVLVGKLANRYHSWKGHDTFVDAARIVLESRDDVVFAVVGKRTDDDRMEELVRAAGVERSFVLAGHRDDVPSVLSAFDVSVNASRAGEGLSGAVRESMAAGRPVVATDVGGNREIVEDGVTGKLVPPADPPALAAALLEVVEDPEAAHRMGAAAAELVRRRFTVDHMVERTIEVYGRALGRD, from the coding sequence ATGAAGGTCCTCCACGTCCAGGAGTGCCCGTCGTGGGGTGGAGGCTCGGTTCAGCTGATCGAGCTTGCGAAGGGGCTGGTCTCACGCGGCCACGAGGCCCACATCGCGACGGACCCCGGGAACGAGCTCTGGAAGCGGGCGCGAGCGGCAGGTCTCCCGCTCGTCGGCATCGAGACGCGTTCCGAACTCAACCCGGCGGCCATCGGTCGACTGGCCGGAGTCGTCCTCGGTCGCGGCATCGACATCGTCAACGCCCACGCGGCGCACGCGCACTCGATCGGGCTCGCGGCGGCGGCGCTGACCGGCCGTCCCTTCGTGCTGACCCGCAGGGTCTCGTTCACGCCGCGCGACAACGCCGGCAGCCGTCTCAAGTACACCGCGAAGGCCGTGACCCGGGTGATAGCCGTGTCCGAGGCGATCCGGGACGTGCTCGTCCGATACGGCGTGGACCCTGAGAGGATCGACGTCGTCTACAGCGGGACCGATCCCGCGGTCTTCCAGCGGGCCGACGGGAAAGACGTGAGGCGGGCCTTCGGCGTTGCAGGGAACGACGTGCTCGTCGGGAAGCTCGCGAACCGCTATCACAGCTGGAAGGGACACGACACGTTCGTCGATGCTGCACGCATCGTCCTCGAGAGCAGAGACGATGTCGTCTTCGCCGTTGTCGGAAAGAGGACGGACGACGACCGGATGGAGGAGCTCGTGCGCGCGGCCGGCGTCGAGCGGAGCTTCGTGCTGGCGGGGCACCGGGACGACGTTCCGTCGGTCCTCAGTGCCTTCGACGTCTCCGTCAACGCGTCGCGCGCCGGCGAGGGACTCTCAGGGGCGGTTCGGGAGTCGATGGCCGCGGGACGACCGGTCGTGGCGACCGACGTCGGAGGGAACCGGGAGATCGTTGAGGACGGTGTGACCGGGAAGCTCGTGCCGCCGGCCGACCCCCCGGCCCTGGCCGCCGCCCTGCTGGAGGTGGTGGAGGACCCTGAGGCCGCGCACCGCA